From the Colletotrichum lupini chromosome 10, complete sequence genome, one window contains:
- a CDS encoding major facilitator superfamily transporter — MMEKDLPTLPIVQSVPYDEHHQLAPSEHHAHTTNYNHNQGIMSNNDGHHVRPQSQSLSEGQQRSLQADEEKAELVPPVLDGPDGGFQGWLQVLVAFLLVLDGFGFITAFGVFQASYVKILPDSSTSDISWIGSMQIFLLFLLGTLSGRLIDAGHFRITLITGIVFQVGGIFGASFSSKYWHFLLSQGIATGIGNGMHFTALVWLVSQYFTKRRGLALGISSCGAPIGAVIFTIIAREMIPRTGIQWTLRTMGFLVLADSIVIYLIARPKAATRKGGPLLELSAFKELPYLLFTVGMFFALLGVYFAYYYVPLFSRNKLNLDDSGALTVLIVMSAVGIIGRLVPPYLADKSIKPLRTLVISLLLSSLNVFAWIAVSSMAGLYAWVIAYAFTANAVQTLFTASMGEVTSDMSKLGVRIGMVFTIVSFACLAGPPIGGSLVGLNHGDFLYAQLFAGASMLLGGLLVALAKIKQVGQKDFWRI; from the exons ATGATGGAGAAAGATCTCCCAACTCTTCCCATCGTCCAAAGCGTGCCATACGATGAGCACCATCAACTGGCACCTTCCGAGCACCACGCCCACACCACAAACTACAACCACAACCAAGGAATCATGTCCAACAACGACGGGCATCATGTCCGACCTCAAAGCCAGAGCCTTTCCGAAGGCCAACAACGATCACTACAGGCAGACGAAGAAAAGGCTGAACTAGTTCCTCCCGTTCTTGACGGGCCAGACGGTGGTTTCCAAGGCTGGCTCCAAGTCCTCGTCGCATTTCTGCTCGTATTAGACGGCTTCGGTTTCATCACTGCCTTTGGTGTTTTCCAGGCTTCATACGTCAAAATTTTACCGGACAGTTCAACCTCCGACATCTCATGGATCGGTTCGATGCAAATATTCCTCCTTTTCCTCCTAGGAACCCTGAGTGGCAGACTCATCGACGCCGGCCACTTCAGAATTACCTTGATCACCGGCATCGTCTTCCAAGTCGGAGGCATCTTTGGAGCCTCATTCTCCAGCAAATACTGGCACTTTTTGCTGTCACAAGGCATAGCCACGGGTATCGGCAACGGTATGCACTTCACCGCGCTCGTCTGGCTGGTCTCGCAATACTTCACAAAGAGGCGGGGTCTAGCGCTCGGGATCAGTTCCTGCGGTGCTCCCATCGGTGCCGTCATCTTTACCATCATCGCTCGTGAGATGATCCCAAGAACGGGAATCCAGTGGACGCTTCGCACTATGGGTTTCTTGGTTCTTGCTGACAGCATCGTCATCTACCTCATTGCGCGACCTAAAGCTGCGACCCGCAAGGGTGGTCCCTTGCTCGAACTGTCAGCCTTCAAGGAACTGCCGTACCTCTTATTCACCGTTGGCATGTTCTTCGCCTTGTTGGGCGTCTACTTCGCATATTATTAT GTCCCCCTTTTCAGTCGCAACAAGCTCAACCTCGATGACAGCGGAGCCTTGACTGTCCTCATCGTCATGTCGGCCGTGGGCATAATTGGTCGACTTGTGCCCCCATACCTCGCTGACAAGAGCATTAAACCTCTCAGAACACTCGTTATATCACTGCTTTTGAGTAGCCTCAACGTCTTTGCCTGGATCGCCGTGAGCTCCATGGCTGGACTCTACGCCTGGGTCATTGCATACGCCTTCACCGCCAACGCAGTGCAGACGCTCTTCACGGCATCGATGGGCGAGGTCACGTCGGACATGTCAAAGCTCGGGGTACGCATCGGCATGGTCTTCACCATTGTCAGTTTTGCTTGTCTCGCTGGTCCACCCATTGGCGGAAGTCTTGTTGGGCTGAATCACGGCGATTTCCTCTATGCGCAACTATTTGCTGGCGCTTCCATGCTGCTGGGTGGTCTTTTGGTTGCACTTGCGAAGATAAAGCAGGTTGGACAGAAGGACTTTTGGCGGATTTAA